Proteins from a single region of Butyrivibrio fibrisolvens:
- a CDS encoding carbohydrate ABC transporter permease — MAKAQLRKKSGIHAFDVVNYLVFIIISLIIIIPLWKVVVDSFNAVGIYQFKLWPTQPTILGYKTIFETSKLYLPFWNSVWTTVVGTLVGLIMSTLGGYVLNQYDMPGRTFFSYFLLVTMIFSGGMIPEYLVMKQLGLVDNTWILVFKHGMNVYNLVLMKNFFEGIPGSLYEAAKIDGCSPMGIFFKIVLPLSKAALASIGLMFAVTVWNDYSTVQIYITNTKLVNFQYQLRVMIMDGDTPTTQYNVAQETLYYAAIVCAILPFMAAYPFLQKYFVKGVNVGAVKE, encoded by the coding sequence ATGGCAAAAGCACAATTACGAAAGAAGTCGGGCATACATGCATTTGATGTTGTCAACTATCTTGTATTTATAATCATTTCACTTATTATTATCATTCCGCTTTGGAAGGTTGTAGTAGATTCCTTCAACGCTGTCGGAATCTACCAGTTCAAGCTCTGGCCTACACAGCCTACAATCCTTGGATATAAGACTATATTCGAAACATCCAAGCTTTATCTTCCATTCTGGAACTCAGTATGGACAACAGTAGTAGGAACACTTGTGGGTCTTATAATGTCAACACTTGGTGGCTATGTACTTAACCAGTATGACATGCCCGGAAGAACATTTTTCTCATATTTCCTTCTTGTGACAATGATCTTCTCCGGTGGTATGATCCCTGAATACCTTGTCATGAAGCAGCTTGGTCTTGTTGATAACACATGGATCCTTGTTTTCAAGCATGGTATGAATGTATATAACCTTGTACTTATGAAGAACTTCTTCGAAGGAATCCCAGGATCACTTTATGAAGCTGCCAAGATTGACGGCTGCAGCCCTATGGGAATCTTCTTCAAGATAGTACTTCCTCTTTCCAAGGCAGCACTTGCATCAATCGGTCTTATGTTTGCAGTTACTGTATGGAATGACTACAGCACAGTTCAGATTTATATTACTAATACTAAACTCGTTAACTTCCAGTATCAGCTTCGTGTCATGATCATGGATGGTGATACACCGACAACACAGTACAATGTAGCCCAGGAGACACTTTACTATGCAGCTATCGTATGCGCTATTCTTCCTTTCATGGCAGCATATCCATTCCTTCAGAAGTACTTTGTTAAGGGCGTAAATGTCGGTGCTGTAAAAGAATGA
- a CDS encoding sugar ABC transporter permease has protein sequence MSKKYKQADLALGGAVRNKKPLGQRIWNSRGYYLMFLPVFVFVIIMYYWPMLGVRYSFYSYKLKNIHWVGIENFQIMFAKAEFWSALKNTLIISIAKLLINTFAAVIISVFLNEMGNIIAKKAFQTVIYLPHFMSYAVVAAIFTLFLSNSSTGFINETLKEWGVISTSIDFLHSTKMWRPIFYLINMWKETGWGTVIFLATLAGINPEIYEAADIDGATRLQKIWYVTVPELANTIIIVLILNIAKVLNIFEPVFVLYNSRVYDVADVISTYIYRQTFLQFIPDYGYTTAVGLFKSVVGGILMLLSNFASKKVRGRGII, from the coding sequence ATGAGTAAAAAGTATAAGCAGGCTGATCTTGCTCTTGGAGGCGCGGTTAGAAACAAGAAGCCTCTGGGACAGCGAATATGGAATTCAAGAGGTTATTACCTCATGTTCCTTCCGGTATTCGTTTTTGTTATCATCATGTATTACTGGCCCATGCTTGGTGTAAGATATTCTTTCTACAGCTACAAGCTCAAGAATATCCATTGGGTTGGTATTGAAAACTTCCAGATAATGTTTGCAAAAGCAGAGTTCTGGTCAGCACTTAAAAACACACTTATTATTTCTATAGCAAAACTACTTATTAACACATTTGCAGCTGTTATTATTTCTGTTTTCCTTAATGAAATGGGTAATATAATTGCCAAGAAAGCATTCCAGACAGTTATTTACCTTCCGCACTTTATGTCATATGCGGTTGTAGCAGCTATCTTCACTCTTTTCTTATCCAATTCATCAACAGGTTTCATCAATGAGACTTTAAAAGAATGGGGAGTTATCTCAACTAGCATTGATTTCCTCCATTCAACTAAGATGTGGAGACCTATTTTCTATTTGATCAATATGTGGAAAGAGACAGGTTGGGGAACAGTTATCTTCCTTGCAACTCTTGCAGGTATCAATCCTGAGATCTACGAAGCCGCAGATATTGACGGTGCCACAAGACTTCAGAAGATCTGGTATGTAACAGTTCCTGAACTTGCTAATACTATTATCATCGTACTCATCCTGAACATAGCTAAGGTTCTTAATATCTTCGAGCCTGTATTCGTTCTCTATAACTCACGAGTATACGATGTAGCAGATGTTATCTCCACTTATATATATCGTCAGACATTCCTGCAGTTCATTCCTGACTATGGTTATACTACTGCAGTTGGTCTATTCAAATCAGTTGTCGGTGGTATTCTCATGCTGCTGAGTAACTTTGCAAGTAAAAAAGTCCGCGGACGCGGTATTATTTAA
- a CDS encoding family 43 glycosylhydrolase yields MNIYSSKSEKGFKEGIEAALSGDLELVKQKTRHGLNLEDTDEHGRSVLHYAVLGGNLEIVRYLVLSCQMDPTYADEWLITPYDLAGEELYLEALGMLPSGGKAVYGGLSVKASQDYIYQEYYFKSKDKNSNSDSNLDSNLDSNEDNNEDSNNDNKKDIYTFLKEHLGYDLSDTYRNPVMRSFHADPSIVRVGDDYYMVNSSFIYFPGIPISHSKDLVNWQLIGYAVTDPDWASEHLGRLEGGRGFWAPDISYHDGRFYICATLRNNDDMEYPQTQIVTSSDRPEGPYDTPVIHNISGIDPSLFTDDDGRRYMLLNRGACLMEVSSDGKRILSDPEMIAYGWSGHAPEGPHLIKKDGYYYCFLAEGGTGRGHMITVLRSKNLKGPYENCPYNPIMTQKDPIAPIQCCGHGKPVMTQDGNWYMVYLCERMIDGKWGMLGRETALDKITWTADGWPIVNMRKGPSYIAKLPYDRKDSSYVAKEPKIPDDGKHNMTIPAITGRKGECPEVQGCTSIPAIAGWLFARTADKKFVDVRQDSSVMIKGDGRDLCDIGCRSFAVYNQKDLVCRDEIQMISPNGLLDHEEAGMTLYYDENSYIKFGLRKQDGCTKAVITEYRDDRYIYEHIFNIEDISENTFTLITDNTQRMFLLNGGCLYTAKDVTGICSEGLSKGKRFTSAMIGAYVFGNNTHIFIRRSEE; encoded by the coding sequence ATGAATATTTATTCTTCGAAATCAGAAAAAGGCTTTAAAGAAGGAATTGAGGCAGCTCTTAGCGGTGATCTTGAACTTGTAAAACAAAAGACACGTCATGGTCTGAATCTTGAAGATACTGATGAGCATGGAAGGAGCGTGCTTCACTATGCGGTTCTTGGAGGTAATCTTGAAATAGTAAGATATCTGGTGCTTAGCTGCCAGATGGATCCTACCTATGCAGATGAATGGCTTATAACTCCATATGACCTTGCAGGAGAAGAACTGTATCTTGAAGCATTAGGTATGCTGCCATCCGGTGGGAAAGCAGTATATGGCGGACTATCTGTCAAAGCCTCACAGGATTATATCTATCAAGAATATTATTTTAAATCAAAAGATAAAAATAGTAATTCGGATAGTAATTTGGATAGTAATTTGGATAGTAATGAAGACAATAATGAAGATAGTAATAATGATAACAAAAAAGATATATATACTTTTTTGAAAGAACATCTGGGTTATGATCTGAGTGATACCTACAGGAATCCGGTCATGAGATCATTTCATGCAGATCCTTCCATAGTAAGGGTTGGAGATGACTATTATATGGTCAACTCCAGCTTTATCTATTTTCCCGGAATACCGATTTCTCATTCCAAAGATCTTGTCAACTGGCAGCTCATTGGATATGCAGTTACAGATCCTGACTGGGCATCGGAGCATCTTGGCAGGCTTGAAGGTGGCAGGGGATTCTGGGCGCCGGATATAAGTTATCATGATGGTAGATTCTATATCTGCGCAACCCTTCGTAACAACGATGATATGGAATATCCGCAGACTCAGATCGTCACAAGCTCGGATAGACCGGAAGGTCCTTATGATACTCCTGTGATCCATAATATTAGTGGAATAGATCCGTCTCTTTTTACAGATGATGATGGAAGAAGATATATGCTTCTTAATAGAGGAGCATGTCTTATGGAAGTGTCATCTGATGGAAAGCGGATACTATCTGATCCTGAAATGATAGCTTACGGCTGGTCAGGCCATGCTCCGGAGGGACCGCATCTTATTAAAAAGGACGGTTATTATTACTGTTTCCTTGCTGAGGGTGGTACCGGGAGAGGGCACATGATCACTGTCCTTAGATCTAAGAATCTCAAAGGTCCTTATGAGAACTGCCCTTACAATCCTATCATGACGCAAAAAGATCCTATAGCCCCTATCCAGTGCTGCGGTCATGGCAAGCCTGTTATGACGCAGGATGGCAACTGGTACATGGTATATCTGTGTGAGAGGATGATAGATGGTAAATGGGGAATGCTTGGAAGAGAGACAGCTCTTGACAAGATCACATGGACAGCGGACGGCTGGCCTATTGTAAATATGCGCAAGGGTCCTTCTTATATAGCCAAGCTCCCATATGATCGCAAGGATTCTTCCTATGTTGCTAAAGAACCCAAAATTCCGGATGACGGAAAACATAATATGACTATTCCCGCCATTACAGGACGTAAAGGGGAATGCCCAGAAGTACAGGGATGTACTTCTATTCCCGCTATTGCAGGATGGCTCTTTGCAAGAACTGCGGATAAAAAGTTTGTAGATGTTAGGCAGGACAGTTCTGTCATGATCAAAGGAGATGGGAGAGATCTGTGTGACATTGGTTGCAGGAGTTTTGCTGTATATAATCAAAAAGACCTTGTCTGCAGGGATGAGATACAGATGATAAGTCCAAATGGCCTTTTGGATCATGAAGAAGCCGGGATGACTTTATATTATGATGAGAATTCCTATATCAAATTTGGACTTAGAAAGCAAGATGGATGTACCAAAGCTGTGATCACAGAGTATAGAGATGACAGGTATATTTATGAGCATATATTTAATATAGAAGATATATCAGAAAATACGTTCACGCTTATAACAGATAATACCCAAAGGATGTTCCTTCTTAATGGAGGATGTCTGTATACTGCCAAAGATGTGACTGGCATATGCTCCGAAGGATTGTCCAAGGGCAAGAGATTTACATCTGCTATGATCGGCGCCTATGTATTTGGCAATAATACACATATATTTATAAGAAGAAGTGAAGAATAA
- a CDS encoding glycoside hydrolase 43 family protein encodes MYKNPILYADYSDPDVIRVGEDFYMVASSFTYLPGVPLLHSKDLVHWEIINYCVSRLPFEKYNRPSHGSGTWAPSIRYHDDTFIVFIPLPDEGIMVARSKDPYGEFELNMLCTSKGWIDPCPIWDDDGKAYMVFAYAKSRCGIKHRLMLVEIDPECTHLCGEPELIFDGEQVAPTTEGPKIYKKDDYYYILMPSGGVATGWQSCLRSRDIHGPYEYKIVMHQGCTGINGPHQGGWVDTPDGKNWFIHFQDVRELGRITHLQPMCFINGWPFIGSDLDGDGIGEPVYEWSDPVEGAPQYKIRTSDDFREDKLGLQWQWQANPDEEWYQLDDGHLILYCVPNKSRENLMWYAGNVLTQIPQSKAFTVKTSINLYPGEEGDIAACGILGQKYSYAGIKRMQGKNYIVMFKGEVTDKELEGKAVEDCCDIQLVDAAHVFIKIVVKEDKSYNYYYSLDGVSYTDLGRTQTLERATWTGAKICLWSANMNNKGSGNGYGRYDWVYITDDTAKEQ; translated from the coding sequence ATGTATAAAAATCCTATTTTATATGCTGATTATTCTGATCCTGACGTGATACGCGTGGGTGAAGATTTCTATATGGTAGCATCATCTTTTACATATCTTCCGGGAGTTCCGCTTCTTCATTCCAAAGATCTTGTTCACTGGGAGATAATAAATTACTGCGTATCAAGGCTTCCTTTTGAAAAATATAACAGACCGTCTCACGGTTCCGGAACCTGGGCTCCGTCCATAAGATATCACGACGATACCTTTATTGTTTTTATCCCCCTTCCTGATGAAGGGATCATGGTTGCAAGAAGTAAGGATCCATACGGCGAATTTGAGCTTAATATGCTCTGCACATCCAAAGGTTGGATCGATCCATGCCCTATATGGGATGACGATGGGAAAGCATATATGGTTTTTGCCTATGCTAAAAGCCGGTGCGGAATCAAGCACAGGCTTATGCTTGTTGAGATAGATCCTGAGTGTACGCATCTTTGCGGTGAACCTGAGCTTATCTTTGATGGAGAGCAGGTTGCACCTACAACTGAAGGCCCTAAGATCTATAAAAAGGATGATTACTACTATATTCTTATGCCTTCAGGAGGCGTTGCGACCGGTTGGCAGTCATGCCTTAGATCACGCGACATTCACGGTCCTTACGAGTATAAGATAGTCATGCATCAGGGCTGCACAGGCATTAATGGACCTCACCAGGGCGGATGGGTTGATACACCTGATGGCAAAAACTGGTTTATTCATTTTCAGGATGTACGAGAACTTGGAAGGATCACCCATCTTCAGCCCATGTGCTTTATAAACGGATGGCCTTTTATAGGAAGTGATCTTGACGGTGACGGTATAGGCGAGCCTGTTTACGAGTGGTCAGATCCTGTTGAAGGAGCACCTCAATATAAAATAAGAACATCCGATGACTTCAGGGAAGATAAGCTTGGCCTTCAGTGGCAGTGGCAGGCTAATCCCGACGAAGAGTGGTATCAGCTTGATGATGGTCATCTGATCCTGTACTGCGTTCCTAATAAAAGTAGAGAGAATCTTATGTGGTATGCGGGCAACGTACTGACTCAGATCCCTCAGAGCAAGGCTTTTACAGTAAAAACATCAATAAATCTGTACCCTGGTGAAGAGGGAGATATCGCCGCCTGCGGTATCCTGGGTCAAAAGTATTCTTATGCAGGAATAAAGCGCATGCAGGGCAAAAATTATATCGTCATGTTCAAAGGAGAGGTGACTGATAAAGAGCTTGAAGGTAAAGCCGTGGAAGACTGCTGTGATATCCAGCTTGTAGACGCTGCCCATGTTTTCATTAAGATAGTAGTAAAAGAAGATAAATCTTATAACTACTATTATTCTCTTGATGGAGTAAGCTATACGGATCTTGGCAGGACTCAGACGCTTGAAAGAGCGACCTGGACAGGCGCCAAGATATGCCTTTGGTCAGCCAATATGAATAATAAAGGAAGTGGCAATGGCTATGGTAGATATGACTGGGTATATATTACAGATGATACGGCGAAAGAACAATAA
- a CDS encoding aminotransferase class I/II-fold pyridoxal phosphate-dependent enzyme, translating into MDLIRQQRAPICEALEKFRKKRVVPFDVPGHKRGRGNPELTKLLGQQCVGIDVNSMKPLDNLCNPVSVIAEAEDLMADAFGAAHAFLMVGGTTSAVQAMVLSVCAAGDKIILPRNVHKSVINALILCGAIPVYVKPKIHPVIGVALGMEADALLEAIKANPDAKAVLINNPTYYGICSDLVKLTKIAHEHGLKVLCDEAHGTQLYFADDLPIAGMKAGADMAAISMHKSGGSLTQSSVLLIGENMDQAHVRQIINLTQTTSASYLLLSSLDISRRNLALRGKESFAKVKEMSEYARNEINAIGDYYAYGKELIDGSSVYDFDVTKLCVFTKPIGLTGIEIYDLLRDEYDIQMEFGDLGTIMAYISIGDRMQDIERLASALSDIRRLYKRDKEDLAYVDAVTPKVVCSPQESFYAKKQSLPIHKTAGRVCGESVMCYPPGIPILSPGELITEDLIGMILYARDKGCSLQGMADPSADNIQVLEGVLGA; encoded by the coding sequence ATGGATTTAATCAGACAGCAACGCGCTCCAATCTGTGAAGCGCTTGAAAAGTTCCGTAAAAAAAGGGTTGTTCCCTTTGATGTTCCGGGACATAAAAGAGGCCGTGGTAATCCGGAGCTTACAAAGCTTCTCGGCCAGCAATGCGTAGGTATTGATGTTAACAGTATGAAACCGCTTGATAATCTTTGTAATCCGGTTTCAGTCATTGCAGAAGCTGAAGACCTCATGGCTGATGCTTTTGGCGCCGCACACGCATTCCTTATGGTAGGTGGTACGACCAGTGCTGTTCAGGCAATGGTCTTATCAGTATGCGCTGCAGGTGACAAGATCATCCTCCCTCGAAATGTTCATAAAAGCGTTATCAACGCACTTATTCTGTGCGGAGCAATTCCGGTATATGTAAAACCAAAGATTCACCCCGTCATCGGAGTAGCACTTGGAATGGAGGCAGATGCCCTTCTTGAAGCTATCAAGGCTAATCCCGATGCCAAGGCTGTACTTATAAATAATCCTACTTACTACGGAATATGTTCTGATCTTGTAAAGCTTACCAAGATCGCACACGAACATGGTCTTAAGGTTTTATGTGATGAAGCTCATGGAACCCAGCTTTACTTTGCAGACGATCTTCCGATCGCAGGTATGAAGGCAGGCGCTGACATGGCTGCCATCTCCATGCACAAATCAGGCGGTTCTCTTACCCAGAGTTCTGTTCTTTTGATCGGTGAAAACATGGATCAGGCTCATGTACGTCAGATCATAAACCTTACACAGACTACATCCGCAAGTTACCTTCTGCTTTCAAGCCTTGATATAAGCAGACGTAATCTCGCTCTTAGGGGCAAAGAATCTTTTGCCAAAGTTAAAGAGATGAGCGAATATGCAAGAAATGAGATCAATGCCATCGGTGATTACTATGCTTATGGCAAAGAACTCATTGACGGATCAAGCGTATATGACTTTGATGTAACCAAGCTCTGCGTATTTACTAAACCGATCGGTCTTACAGGTATTGAGATATATGATCTTCTTCGTGATGAGTATGATATCCAGATGGAGTTTGGTGATCTTGGTACTATCATGGCTTACATCTCAATCGGCGATCGTATGCAGGATATAGAGAGACTTGCAAGTGCTCTTTCTGATATAAGACGTCTTTATAAAAGAGATAAAGAGGACCTTGCATATGTTGATGCAGTTACTCCAAAGGTCGTATGTTCACCTCAGGAATCCTTCTATGCAAAGAAGCAGTCTCTGCCGATACACAAAACAGCGGGCAGGGTATGCGGCGAATCAGTTATGTGTTATCCGCCGGGAATCCCGATCCTGTCACCGGGAGAGCTTATCACAGAAGACCTTATCGGCATGATCTTATATGCAAGAGACAAAGGCTGCAGCCTCCAGGGTATGGCAGATCCTTCAGCAGATAATATTCAGGTACTTGAGGGAGTACTCGGAGCTTAA
- the speE gene encoding polyamine aminopropyltransferase — protein MRNNSEIWFSDQQTDSVSLNIRVTNQLYHGISEFQEIDVFQSESFGKFLVLDGEVLFSESDEFIYNEMVAHVPMAVHPHVKKVLIIGGGDGGVATEFTSYPEIEQIDVVEPDEQMVEVCREFFPESTKGFDDERVQISYQDGLRFVRGRENEYDIIINDATDPFGHSEGLFTKEFYGSCYRALKSDGIMVYQHGSPFFDEEESVFRSMHRKVFKTFPISRVYQAHVPTCSSGYWTFGFASKKYHPITDFDEARWNERNIKTEYYTTSLHRAAFMLPRYVVDILHEEEY, from the coding sequence ATGAGGAATAATTCAGAGATCTGGTTTTCAGACCAGCAGACAGACAGCGTATCTCTCAATATAAGAGTTACAAATCAGCTGTATCATGGTATAAGCGAATTTCAGGAAATTGATGTTTTCCAGTCAGAATCCTTTGGTAAATTCCTGGTTCTTGATGGTGAAGTTCTTTTTTCAGAATCAGATGAATTCATTTATAATGAAATGGTAGCCCATGTACCAATGGCTGTTCATCCACATGTCAAAAAAGTCCTTATCATCGGTGGTGGTGACGGAGGCGTTGCAACAGAGTTCACTTCCTATCCGGAGATCGAACAGATCGATGTTGTAGAGCCTGACGAGCAGATGGTTGAAGTCTGCAGGGAATTTTTCCCGGAAAGTACCAAGGGCTTTGATGATGAGCGTGTACAGATTTCCTATCAGGACGGTCTTCGTTTTGTAAGAGGAAGAGAGAACGAATACGACATTATCATCAACGATGCTACAGATCCTTTCGGACATTCAGAAGGTCTTTTTACAAAAGAGTTCTATGGGAGCTGCTACAGAGCACTTAAGAGCGACGGTATCATGGTGTACCAGCACGGAAGCCCATTCTTTGATGAAGAAGAATCCGTCTTTCGTTCAATGCACAGGAAGGTATTCAAGACTTTCCCGATAAGCCGTGTATATCAGGCTCACGTTCCTACCTGTTCTTCAGGTTACTGGACCTTCGGTTTTGCAAGTAAGAAATATCATCCTATCACCGACTTCGATGAAGCAAGATGGAATGAAAGAAATATAAAGACTGAGTATTATACAACTTCTCTTCACAGAGCAGCATTCATGCTTCCAAGGTATGTTGTTGATATACTTCATGAAGAGGAATATTAA
- a CDS encoding saccharopine dehydrogenase family protein → MSRLLIIGCGGVAQVAIAKCCQNSDVFTEICIASRTKSKCDDVANKLKDTTKTKITTAQIDAEDVPALTALIKEYKPDAVLNVALPYQDLTIMDACLAAGVHYIDTANYEPEDTDDPEWRKIYDKRCKEAGFSAYFDYSWQWAYQDKFKEAGLTALLGTGFDPGVTSVFAAYAKKHYFDTIDTIDILDCNGGDHGYAFATNFNPEINLREVSAPGSYWEDGHWVEIPAMSIKREYNFDQVGMKDMYLLHHEEIEALAKNMPEVKRIRFFMTFGQSYLDHMRCLEDVGMLSTVPIKFQGQDIVPIQFLKALLPDPATLGPRTKGKTNIGCIFTGKKDGKERKIYIYNVCDHEECYKEVGSQAISYTTGVPAMIGSMMVVSGLWKEPGVFTTDEFDPDPYMEALNKWGLPWVVEENPILVD, encoded by the coding sequence ATGTCCAGATTACTTATAATCGGATGCGGCGGTGTCGCACAGGTAGCTATTGCAAAATGTTGTCAGAACAGTGATGTATTCACAGAAATCTGCATCGCTTCAAGAACAAAGTCAAAGTGTGACGACGTTGCTAATAAGCTCAAAGATACTACAAAGACAAAGATCACAACAGCGCAGATCGATGCAGAAGATGTTCCTGCTCTTACTGCTCTTATCAAAGAATATAAGCCTGATGCAGTACTTAACGTAGCTCTTCCATATCAGGATCTTACTATCATGGATGCATGCCTTGCAGCAGGCGTTCACTATATCGATACAGCTAACTATGAGCCTGAAGATACAGATGATCCAGAGTGGAGAAAAATCTATGACAAGCGCTGCAAAGAAGCTGGATTTTCTGCTTACTTTGATTACAGCTGGCAGTGGGCTTATCAGGACAAGTTCAAGGAAGCCGGCCTTACAGCTCTTCTCGGAACAGGTTTTGATCCCGGCGTAACATCTGTATTCGCAGCATATGCTAAGAAACACTATTTCGATACTATTGATACAATTGATATCCTTGACTGCAACGGCGGTGACCACGGATATGCATTTGCAACAAACTTCAATCCTGAGATCAACCTTCGTGAGGTTTCAGCCCCTGGTTCATACTGGGAAGACGGCCACTGGGTTGAGATTCCTGCAATGAGCATCAAGAGAGAATATAACTTTGATCAGGTTGGTATGAAGGATATGTACCTTCTCCACCACGAAGAGATCGAAGCTCTTGCAAAGAACATGCCTGAAGTTAAACGTATCCGTTTCTTCATGACATTTGGTCAGAGCTATCTTGATCATATGAGATGTCTTGAGGATGTTGGAATGCTTTCAACAGTTCCGATCAAGTTCCAGGGACAGGATATCGTTCCGATCCAGTTCCTTAAGGCTCTTCTTCCAGATCCTGCAACTCTTGGACCAAGAACTAAGGGTAAGACTAATATCGGTTGTATCTTCACTGGTAAAAAAGATGGCAAAGAACGTAAGATCTACATCTACAATGTATGTGACCACGAGGAATGCTACAAGGAAGTTGGTTCACAGGCAATCAGCTATACAACTGGTGTTCCGGCTATGATTGGTTCTATGATGGTTGTATCAGGTCTTTGGAAAGAGCCTGGAGTATTTACAACTGATGAATTTGATCCAGACCCATACATGGAAGCTCTCAACAAGTGGGGCCTCCCATGGGTAGTAGAGGAAAATCCGATACTTGTAGACTGA
- a CDS encoding GNAT family N-acetyltransferase codes for MIFQDNTVTIRPVQFSDAPSLVEIYRYYVEKTAITYEYEVPSVTEFENRIKAITGKYPYLVVEKDNEIIGYAYTSAFHVRKAYEWSAEMSIYLSDKAKGLGLGRKLYEILEDISKKQGITNLYACIGAPEVEDEYLTNNSIHFHEHMGYKLIGRFTKCGYKFHRWYDMVWMEKIIKDHEQDAKDIVPFPALER; via the coding sequence ATGATATTTCAGGACAATACAGTAACAATCAGGCCAGTACAGTTTTCTGATGCGCCTTCTCTTGTAGAAATCTACAGATATTACGTAGAAAAGACCGCTATCACATATGAATACGAGGTACCATCAGTAACTGAATTCGAAAACAGAATTAAGGCTATAACAGGAAAGTACCCTTATCTTGTAGTAGAAAAGGACAACGAAATAATCGGCTACGCCTATACCAGCGCATTCCATGTGCGAAAAGCCTACGAATGGTCCGCTGAAATGTCCATATACCTTTCAGATAAAGCCAAAGGATTGGGCCTTGGCAGAAAGCTCTACGAAATCCTTGAAGACATCTCCAAAAAGCAAGGCATAACAAACCTCTACGCATGCATAGGCGCCCCCGAAGTAGAAGATGAGTACCTGACCAATAACAGCATTCACTTCCACGAACACATGGGCTATAAGCTAATTGGAAGATTCACCAAATGCGGCTATAAATTCCACCGCTGGTACGACATGGTTTGGATGGAGAAGATAATTAAGGACCACGAGCAAGATGCCAAGGATATAGTTCCTTTTCCTGCCCTTGAGCGTTAA
- a CDS encoding leucine-rich repeat domain-containing protein yields MEKVKTMKRDNYWKSLMPLKVALWIIDIILAYAIIICILLPVSIGVLDNYKYLINPLPFGNIKVTEYTGNDQNIIVPSRLMFLTISDIDDGVYQDNGNITSVYISEDVQVIPSFDGCANLEQLTFSENSICKSVDGFSRCINLNNVVLPESAERIEVGAFSGCVSLENIYIPDSVTYIGLGAFETTLFEYNHKTDEYYIAGDEILLFYNGDTDSIVIPEGIKSVCESSLYDSYDEKTDDRLIYYPSTIVRIDPFITENTTVYCPVMSEIEIDDYDVNDIKGTIVAPEGSFLESFCKENNIKFRAMTSEEKTICEEKTNSVTDKVVYANEE; encoded by the coding sequence ATGGAGAAAGTGAAGACGATGAAGAGGGATAATTATTGGAAAAGTTTAATGCCTTTAAAAGTTGCTCTTTGGATAATAGATATCATATTAGCCTATGCTATTATTATTTGTATTTTGCTTCCTGTTAGTATTGGGGTTTTGGATAATTATAAGTACTTGATTAATCCTCTTCCTTTTGGAAATATTAAGGTTACAGAATATACAGGAAATGATCAAAACATCATAGTTCCATCTCGTTTAATGTTTCTTACGATTTCAGATATTGATGACGGTGTTTATCAGGATAATGGAAATATAACGTCAGTATATATATCTGAAGATGTTCAAGTAATACCATCTTTTGATGGGTGTGCCAATTTGGAACAGCTTACCTTTTCAGAAAATAGTATTTGCAAATCTGTTGATGGGTTTTCGAGGTGCATAAACCTGAATAACGTAGTGCTACCTGAATCTGCTGAACGAATTGAAGTTGGTGCTTTTTCAGGTTGTGTTTCGCTGGAGAATATTTATATACCAGATTCTGTTACCTACATTGGCTTGGGTGCTTTTGAAACAACTTTGTTTGAATATAACCATAAAACAGATGAATACTATATTGCAGGTGATGAAATTCTTCTGTTTTATAATGGTGATACAGATTCTATAGTTATTCCTGAAGGAATAAAAAGTGTATGTGAATCTTCTTTGTATGATTCTTATGATGAAAAAACAGATGACAGATTAATTTACTATCCTTCAACAATAGTTAGGATAGATCCTTTTATAACTGAGAATACAACAGTTTATTGCCCTGTTATGAGCGAAATTGAAATTGACGATTATGATGTTAATGATATAAAAGGAACTATTGTTGCTCCGGAAGGATCATTCCTTGAATCATTCTGCAAAGAAAATAATATCAAATTTAGAGCAATGACATCTGAAGAAAAAACGATATGTGAAGAAAAGACTAATTCTGTAACCGATAAAGTCGTATATGCAAATGAGGAATGA